CCATGTGATAGGCTTTTCTAAAATCAGCATCATTCAATTTGTATTCGTTAACAATTGAGTACGTAGGACTGGAAAAGTCGGATTCCAGTTGAAAATTTATAAGAATCTCTTTAATAAGAGTGGTTTTTCCGGCTCCCAAGTCTCCTTTAAAAGTCATAAAAAAAGTATCTTTTAACATCTCAGACAGCAATTTTCCTACCTCCGGCAAATCTTGCTCGGTATAGTTTTCAAAAATTTTACTATTGCTTACGTTTTCCAAGACTTTTTCCTAAAGTTAATAAATTTTCTACAATCACTTTCGGTTTGTAAAAACAGAAAAAGGAACGACCATTTCTTCCAGTGATATTCCACCGTGTTGGAAAGTATCTTTAAAGAATTTCACGAAATGGTTGAAGTTGTTTGGGTATACAAAAAACAAATCTTCTTTGGCAAAAATAAAGGAAGAGCTCACATTTGTTTTAGGCAATTGAAACTCATGAGGATTACGGGTAAATAAAACATCCTTTTCATTAAACTGAAGGTTTTTACCTGTTTTGTACCGGATATTTGTTGTCGTATTTCTATCACCGACGCATTTTGAAGCTTGCTTCACCCGAATCGTACCGTGGTCAGTTGTAAATACTACTCTGCATGGATTTGAGGCGATTTTTTTCAAAGCATCCAATAATGGAGAGTATAAAAACCAGGATTTGGTAATTGAACGATAGGCTTTTTCATCACCGGCAAGTTCTTTTAATACCTCCATCTCAGTGCGGGCATGAGAAAGCATATCCACAAAATTATAGACTATTACATTAAGCTTATTATTTGAAAGGTTTTGAATATTATCTACTAAAGCTTTGCCGTTTTGGCTGTTTGTGACTTTTTGGTATGTCCATTTAATAGTGTCTGACAAATTGGATTTTAAAAAATTATTCAGCAGTTCTTTTTCATATAAATTCTTTCCGCCCTCTTCCTCATCGTTTTTCCAAAACTCAGGAAGACTTCTGTCAATCTCTAAAGGAGTCATACCGGCAAACATAGCATTTCTGGAATACTGAGTTGCCGTTGGCAGAAAGCTGTAAAACCCAATCTCACTTTCTTGCCTGAAGTATTGTTCCACTATCGGCTGTATCACTTTCCACTGATCATATCTTAGATTATCAATTAAAATCACATAGGTGGGCATATCATCCGACAATACCGGGAGCAAATGTTTTTTAAATAAATTATGGGAAAGCATGGGAGCCGAATCTTCAGATTGCATCCACTTTTTATAATTTCCGATGATAAACTTTCCAAACTCAACGTTTGCTTCTTGTTTTTGCATGGACAAAACTTCCTGCATTTCATCAGATTGTGTTTTGTCCAATTCTAATTCCCAATAGATTAGCTGCTTGTAAATATCAATCCATTCATCTGCATTCGGGTTATCCTGAATTTTCATAAATATCTTCTGAAACTCCTGTTGGTAGGCCATGTTAGTTTTTGCAGATACCAGTCGCTTATTATCGATAAGTTTTTTTAGTGTGAGCAGGATTTGGTTGGGGTTCACCGGTTTAATCAGATAGTCTGCAATTTGATTCCCTATTGCATCTTCCATTAAATCCTCGGCTTCATTTTTAGTAATCATCACAACCGGCAGAGAAGGCTTTATTTTCTTAATCTCGGCCAGTGTTTCCAGACCACTGAGA
This Chitinophagaceae bacterium DNA region includes the following protein-coding sequences:
- the tsaE gene encoding tRNA (adenosine(37)-N6)-threonylcarbamoyltransferase complex ATPase subunit type 1 TsaE, translating into MENVSNSKIFENYTEQDLPEVGKLLSEMLKDTFFMTFKGDLGAGKTTLIKEILINFQLESDFSSPTYSIVNEYKLNDADFRKAYHMDLYRLKHIDEAHEIGLTEYWDEDKTVCLIEWPEIAADILPEKCINISIFVNANGSRKLIID
- a CDS encoding PglZ domain-containing protein; amino-acid sequence: MNEIKILWADDEIDLLKPQILFLEQKGYQVQGINNGSDAIEICKEGKVDVVLLDESMPGLSGLETLAEIKKIKPSLPVVMITKNEAEDLMEDAIGNQIADYLIKPVNPNQILLTLKKLIDNKRLVSAKTNMAYQQEFQKIFMKIQDNPNADEWIDIYKQLIYWELELDKTQSDEMQEVLSMQKQEANVEFGKFIIGNYKKWMQSEDSAPMLSHNLFKKHLLPVLSDDMPTYVILIDNLRYDQWKVIQPIVEQYFRQESEIGFYSFLPTATQYSRNAMFAGMTPLEIDRSLPEFWKNDEEEGGKNLYEKELLNNFLKSNLSDTIKWTYQKVTNSQNGKALVDNIQNLSNNKLNVIVYNFVDMLSHARTEMEVLKELAGDEKAYRSITKSWFLYSPLLDALKKIASNPCRVVFTTDHGTIRVKQASKCVGDRNTTTNIRYKTGKNLQFNEKDVLFTRNPHEFQLPKTNVSSSFIFAKEDLFFVYPNNFNHFVKFFKDTFQHGGISLEEMVVPFSVFTNRK